Proteins encoded by one window of Thalassoroseus pseudoceratinae:
- a CDS encoding DUF1559 domain-containing protein, giving the protein MISLRRRSGFTLIELLVVIAIIAILIALLLPAVQQAREAARRTQCKNNLKQLGIALHNYHDTLGSFPSGYITADTSAASNSAPGFAWSTLVLPSLEQNNLHDSFNFGLDAKDPANTPFATQFLSVFRCPSDTGPDTFTVTISGTDYELSTSNYVGMYGYGSVTMNPDGRNGVFSRNSATRMRDITDGTSSTFLVGERNYALGKSTWYAALEGYSVDSGMTMMSMTEGPGQLVLGHVGQPAMMSMPAMHHTANNTPHVVNYGSFHSGGSQFLQVDGSVSFISDSINYDTYRRLGTRDDGEVVGEY; this is encoded by the coding sequence ATGATTTCCTTACGCCGTCGTTCCGGCTTTACCTTGATTGAATTGCTCGTTGTGATTGCGATTATCGCAATCTTGATTGCCCTTCTGTTGCCAGCGGTTCAGCAGGCTCGTGAAGCTGCCCGCCGCACACAATGCAAGAACAACCTCAAGCAGTTGGGCATCGCGTTGCACAACTACCATGACACACTCGGCTCGTTCCCGTCGGGGTATATCACGGCGGATACCTCCGCAGCGTCCAACTCAGCTCCGGGTTTTGCATGGAGCACGTTGGTGCTGCCGAGTCTCGAACAGAACAACCTCCACGACAGTTTCAACTTTGGACTGGATGCCAAAGACCCGGCCAACACCCCGTTCGCGACGCAGTTTTTGAGCGTGTTCCGCTGCCCCTCCGACACCGGTCCCGATACGTTTACCGTGACCATCAGCGGCACCGACTACGAACTATCCACTTCGAACTATGTCGGGATGTACGGTTACGGCAGCGTGACAATGAATCCGGACGGTCGGAATGGTGTGTTTAGCCGAAACAGTGCGACGCGGATGCGGGATATCACCGACGGAACATCCAGCACGTTCCTAGTGGGCGAACGAAACTATGCGTTGGGAAAGTCAACTTGGTACGCGGCTTTGGAAGGATACTCGGTCGACTCGGGCATGACGATGATGAGCATGACCGAAGGCCCCGGCCAGTTGGTGCTTGGGCACGTCGGCCAACCCGCTATGATGAGTATGCCCGCCATGCATCACACCGCGAACAACACGCCGCACGTTGTGAACTACGGTAGCTTCCATTCTGGCGGATCGCAGTTCTTGCAGGTGGACGGCTCGGTCAGTTTCATTAGCGATTCGATCAATTACGATACCTACCGCCGACTCGGCACGCGAGATGACGGTGAGGTCGTCGGGGAGTATTAA
- a CDS encoding CinA family nicotinamide mononucleotide deamidase-related protein, translated as MFAEIIAIGTELTTGAKLDTNSQWLSQALGQIGIVVRYHQTMADDLAAMVKVFRTAVERSDLVIITGGLGPTQDDLTRQALADLVGVELELNESSLAHLRHLFASRKREMPERNTIQAYFPAGSEPIENARGTAPGIWMKVPRSDRDHHAFVAALPGVPSEMKPMFEHEVRPRLPHSGRVIRHTRINAFGAGESRVEELLGALTARGADPEVGITAHEATITLRIVAEGQTEAECHTKITSVRADVQQRLGSLIFGEEDEELQHVVLRLLQQRGQTLATAEAGNGGLMAHWLTAVNGFESAYLGGVVAPTESAKTTLLGVSPETVGTYGSVSEETAIEMANGCRERFQTDYALALTGRKNDTPEGTVWIAFAGPNRSEAIEHHLIGDPGIATSRAAKTALNLLRTNLVACESPG; from the coding sequence ATGTTTGCGGAAATCATTGCCATCGGAACCGAACTCACAACCGGGGCGAAGCTGGATACGAACAGCCAATGGCTGAGCCAAGCGTTGGGGCAGATCGGGATTGTCGTTCGTTATCATCAGACGATGGCCGACGATCTAGCGGCGATGGTGAAGGTTTTTCGGACGGCAGTTGAGCGGTCGGATTTGGTCATCATCACGGGAGGGTTGGGGCCGACTCAAGATGATCTTACGCGTCAAGCTCTCGCTGATCTTGTCGGTGTGGAATTGGAGTTGAACGAGTCTTCATTGGCTCATCTTCGGCACTTGTTTGCATCACGAAAACGGGAGATGCCCGAACGGAACACGATCCAAGCGTACTTTCCCGCCGGGAGTGAGCCGATTGAGAACGCACGCGGAACCGCCCCAGGTATCTGGATGAAGGTTCCCCGTTCCGATCGCGATCACCATGCATTCGTTGCGGCTCTGCCCGGGGTGCCAAGCGAGATGAAACCGATGTTCGAGCACGAAGTTCGTCCACGGCTACCTCACTCTGGGCGGGTCATTCGACACACTCGGATCAATGCGTTTGGAGCCGGCGAATCGCGTGTCGAGGAGTTACTCGGTGCATTGACCGCACGCGGGGCGGACCCAGAGGTCGGCATCACCGCTCACGAGGCGACGATCACTCTGCGGATCGTCGCGGAGGGCCAAACCGAAGCGGAATGTCATACGAAAATCACCAGCGTACGGGCGGACGTTCAACAACGGCTCGGCTCACTCATCTTCGGTGAAGAAGACGAAGAGTTGCAGCACGTCGTTCTTCGACTGCTTCAGCAACGGGGCCAAACTCTCGCTACGGCAGAAGCCGGAAATGGTGGACTAATGGCTCACTGGTTGACCGCTGTCAATGGGTTCGAATCGGCGTATCTCGGTGGCGTGGTCGCACCCACCGAGTCCGCGAAGACCACGCTGCTTGGCGTCTCACCAGAAACCGTTGGAACCTACGGTTCGGTGAGTGAGGAGACTGCCATTGAAATGGCGAACGGTTGCCGGGAGCGATTCCAAACCGACTACGCTCTCGCTCTGACGGGACGCAAGAACGACACTCCCGAAGGGACCGTCTGGATCGCGTTTGCTGGTCCAAATCGCTCGGAAGCCATCGAGCACCATCTCATTGGCGATCCCGGTATCGCCACAAGTCGAGCGGCCAAAACCGCACTCAATCTGCTCCGCACCAACTTGGTTGCATGTGAGTCGCCCGGGTGA
- a CDS encoding ExbD/TolR family protein — translation MPIIFRCRFCGQKLSVSNSTAGKTTDCPRCAQQIQIPKPSKPKPKPVPTAKEQPASKKPVPTTKRTQSVIADDDDYDFDLRGSRIEADDMDLTPMVDVTFLLLIFFMITASFSMTKTIETPAPDPEKQGAQQTIQNLEDLERTSVMVRIDQDDVIFVDDESIPDPSELEFLLADKLRSEDKNELIIQTDPASRHETFVKVFDAGTGAGMQKIRLATVASDD, via the coding sequence ATGCCGATAATTTTTCGCTGCCGCTTTTGCGGCCAGAAACTCAGCGTCTCGAACAGCACCGCCGGCAAAACGACGGACTGCCCACGATGCGCCCAACAAATTCAGATCCCCAAACCATCCAAACCGAAACCCAAGCCTGTACCGACAGCGAAAGAGCAACCGGCAAGCAAGAAGCCGGTTCCAACCACCAAACGCACACAGTCGGTCATCGCCGACGATGACGATTACGATTTCGATCTTCGCGGAAGTCGAATCGAAGCTGACGACATGGATCTCACGCCGATGGTCGACGTGACGTTTCTTCTTCTGATCTTCTTTATGATCACCGCGTCGTTCAGCATGACGAAAACAATTGAGACCCCCGCTCCCGATCCGGAGAAACAAGGGGCTCAGCAAACGATTCAAAATTTGGAAGACTTGGAACGGACATCCGTGATGGTCAGAATTGATCAGGATGATGTGATTTTTGTTGATGATGAATCTATCCCCGATCCTTCCGAGTTGGAATTCCTCCTCGCTGACAAACTGCGGTCCGAGGATAAGAACGAACTCATCATCCAGACGGACCCGGCATCCCGACATGAGACATTCGTCAAAGTTTTCGACGCCGGGACGGGCGCGGGGATGCAAAAGATTCGCCTTGCAACAGTGGCCAGCGACGATTGA
- a CDS encoding ExbD/TolR family protein — MAPEPTIADEADDAPLVQKRRTYDAELDITPMIDVVFLLLIFFMVTSTMQQDSQNDPPPAEHGVGVESLEAIVISVNKPEASGGEPSIVLSDGTPGTIEEITGDVERGLAEGKSDVIIKADRDITNGFTMRVYRAASEVPGIHLHVQVKDKK, encoded by the coding sequence ATGGCTCCAGAACCCACCATCGCCGACGAAGCTGACGACGCTCCGTTGGTCCAAAAACGTCGCACCTACGATGCGGAACTCGACATCACTCCGATGATCGACGTGGTATTTTTGCTGTTGATCTTCTTCATGGTGACATCGACCATGCAGCAAGATTCCCAGAACGATCCGCCACCGGCCGAACATGGCGTTGGCGTGGAATCGCTGGAAGCCATCGTCATCAGTGTCAACAAGCCGGAAGCGTCGGGCGGGGAACCGAGCATTGTTCTCAGTGACGGCACACCCGGCACGATTGAGGAAATCACCGGGGATGTGGAACGTGGTTTGGCAGAGGGAAAATCCGATGTCATCATCAAAGCTGATCGGGACATCACCAATGGCTTCACCATGCGAGTGTATCGTGCCGCCAGCGAAGTTCCGGGAATCCATCTGCACGTTCAAGTCAAAGACAAAAAGTGA
- a CDS encoding MotA/TolQ/ExbB proton channel family protein, protein MEQVLEIAGFAIYVAMGLTALFGLFWLVLLYFRIGQKRFSSSTQADTFLDEVRENLERRDYERIAEQCDTAPYWSKAVPQLILISMQHINRPLGKLKRLLAERLEVDILASLEYGMSWIATFAKTAPMLGLLGTVVGMINAFGKIAAAQSSGIRPEALAQDISFALATTAMGLSIAIPLVMGGNVIHIRMGKLQDSVQGDLTRFFNDLEEMQSKRNSNPA, encoded by the coding sequence ATGGAACAAGTTTTAGAAATCGCCGGCTTCGCGATCTACGTCGCAATGGGGCTGACGGCCCTGTTCGGTTTGTTTTGGCTCGTCCTGCTGTATTTTCGCATTGGACAGAAACGATTTTCCTCTTCCACGCAGGCTGACACGTTTTTGGACGAAGTCCGCGAAAACCTCGAACGTCGAGATTATGAACGGATCGCCGAGCAATGTGACACCGCTCCGTATTGGAGCAAGGCCGTTCCGCAGTTGATTTTGATCTCGATGCAACACATCAATCGGCCGCTCGGGAAACTCAAGCGCTTGCTCGCCGAACGGTTGGAAGTCGATATTCTTGCGTCGCTCGAATACGGCATGAGTTGGATCGCCACCTTTGCGAAGACCGCACCAATGTTGGGGTTGCTGGGAACCGTGGTTGGGATGATCAACGCTTTCGGCAAAATCGCCGCCGCACAGAGTTCCGGAATTCGCCCCGAGGCGTTGGCTCAGGACATTAGTTTCGCATTGGCGACGACGGCGATGGGGTTGTCAATTGCGATTCCCCTCGTGATGGGAGGCAACGTCATCCACATTCGCATGGGCAAACTGCAAGACAGCGTGCAAGGTGACCTCACTCGTTTCTTCAATGATCTCGAAGAAATGCAGTCCAAACGCAATTCCAACCCGGCGTGA
- a CDS encoding VIT1/CCC1 transporter family protein produces MSETNPPLDLASLKRSHTPKAVAERLSQQPPQSYLRDLVYGAIDGLVTTFAVVAGAIGAELSSRLIIIFGLANLIADGFSMAVSNYLGTKVEADRLDRIREIENHHIEFIPEGEAEEIREIYRQKGFEGELLEQVVQVIIADRTLWIDTMLREEWGLSIEPTNPWKAAGATFMSFIVVGLIPVLPFMVFDAEGDARNVIIAGGCVLTALAFFIVGVLKSRQVGYPWWRSGVQVLAMGGGAAMLAYLVGVLLRPLGG; encoded by the coding sequence ATGAGTGAAACCAATCCCCCCCTGGACCTGGCGTCGCTGAAACGCTCGCACACACCCAAAGCGGTTGCGGAACGGTTATCCCAGCAGCCACCACAGAGTTACCTACGCGATCTTGTTTACGGTGCGATCGACGGGTTGGTCACGACGTTTGCGGTGGTTGCCGGAGCGATCGGTGCCGAGCTTTCGAGTCGACTCATTATCATTTTCGGCCTGGCGAATCTGATTGCTGACGGCTTCAGTATGGCGGTGAGCAACTACTTGGGGACGAAAGTTGAAGCCGATCGGCTCGATCGCATCCGGGAAATCGAAAACCACCACATCGAATTCATTCCCGAAGGTGAAGCGGAGGAAATCCGCGAGATTTATCGTCAAAAAGGTTTCGAAGGCGAGTTGCTCGAGCAGGTGGTTCAGGTCATCATCGCCGACCGCACGCTGTGGATTGACACGATGCTCCGCGAGGAATGGGGGTTGTCGATTGAGCCCACGAACCCCTGGAAGGCGGCCGGCGCGACGTTTATGTCATTCATTGTTGTTGGACTCATTCCCGTTTTGCCGTTCATGGTTTTCGACGCCGAGGGAGACGCGCGAAACGTGATCATTGCCGGTGGTTGCGTCCTGACGGCGTTGGCGTTTTTCATCGTGGGGGTTCTGAAGTCGCGGCAAGTGGGTTATCCGTGGTGGCGATCGGGCGTGCAAGTCTTGGCGATGGGAGGCGGTGCCGCGATGTTGGCGTACCTCGTCGGCGTTCTCTTGCGACCACTTGGCGGATAG